In a genomic window of Erigeron canadensis isolate Cc75 chromosome 5, C_canadensis_v1, whole genome shotgun sequence:
- the LOC122602424 gene encoding protein ARABIDILLO 1, whose translation MIGSVGICEMNRRVRRKCAKGTQKLDLPNQPETEDADYLKLNADGFVDWTRLPDDTVIQLFTHLNYRDRANFSSACKSWRSLGSSSCLWQSLDLRAHKCDWGIMASLASRCANLQKLRFRGADNADSLINLQAKNLKDLSGDYCRKLTDSTLAVIVARHKLLESLQLGPDFCERITSDAIVAIGFCCPMLKKLRLSGIRDVTKDALNALATHCPDLSEIGFIDCLKVDEVALGKVLSLRFLSVAGTTSLKWDLVGENWSKLPNLIGLDVSRTDVVPNVVMRLFSSLKTLKVLCAFNCPSLEEDTTVFTKSSCHGKMMLSFFNDTFKELSPMFPKTEKEQNIFSDWRNESLKKDDNLDELMTWIEWILSHSLLRIAESNPHGLDQFWLTQGADLLLSLLQSSQEDVQERAATGLATFVVVDDENTNVDVGRAEAVMKGGGIQLLLNLARSWKEGIQSEATKAIANLSVNPAFAKSVAGGGGIAILASLARSMNRLVAEEAAGGLWNLSVGEEHKGAIAEAGGIKALVDLIFKWPKGGDGVLERAAGALANLAADDKCSMEVATVGGINALVTLARKCKHEGVQEQAARALANLAAHGDSNTNNAAVGQEAGALEALVLLIRSQHDGVRQEAAGALWNLSFDDRNREGIALAGGVEALVALAQSCSNASSSLQERAAGALWGLSVSEANSIAIGREGGVAPLITLARSQTEDVHETAAGALWNLAFNPGNALRIVEDGGVPALIHLCSSSMSKMARFMAALALAYMFDGRMDEYALVGSSAESASKSVGLERARKMALKHIETFVLTFADPHAFSAAALSSAPAPLAQVTESARILEAGHLRCSGAEIGRFVSMLRNQSPVLKACAAFALLQFTVPGGRHAPHHVNLLQDSGAPRVLRAAAAAASAPLEAKIFARIVLRNLEHHQIEASV comes from the exons ATGATTGGTTCTGTCGGGATTTGTGAGATGAATCGTAGAGTTCGAAGAAAGTGTGCGAAAGGAACCCAAAAGTTGGATTTGCCAAATCAACCAGAAACCGAGGATGCAGATTATTTAAAACTGAATGCAGATGGATTTGTTGATTGGACTAGATTGCCCGATGATACTGTAATTCAGCTTTTTACTCATTTGAACTATCGTGATCGGGCTAATTTTTCATCAGCTTGCAAAAGCTGGAGATCACTTGGATCATCTTCGTGCTTATGGCAATCGTTAGATCTTCGTGCTCATAAATGTGATTGGGGAATAATGGCTTCATTAGCTTCTCGGTGTGCTAATCTCCAAAAGCTTCGGTTTCGTGGGGCTGACAATGCTGATTCCCTAATCAATCTTCAAGCTAAAAATCTGAAAGATTTAAGCGGTGATTACTGTAGGAAACTGACGGACTCAACTCTTGCAGTAATTGTAGCCCGTCACAAGCTTCTAGAAAGCCTCCAACTTGGGCCCGATTTTTGTGAACGAATTACAAGTGATGCAATAGTTGCAATAGGTTTTTGCTGCCCAATGTTGAAAAAGCTTCGGCTTTCGGGAATTCGTGATGTGACCAAAGATGCCTTAAATGCTCTAGCGACACATTGCCCGGATCTTTCTGAAATTGGGTTTATTGATTGTCTTAAGGTTGATGAGGTGGCATTAGGAAAAGTGTTGTCCCTCCGTTTTCTATCTGTTGCTGGAACCACAAGTTTAAAGTGGGATTTGGTTGGTGAAAATTGGAGCAAGCTCCCGAATTTAATAGGTTTAGATGTTTCTAGAACTGATGTTGTTCCGAATGTTGTTATGCGGCTTTTTTCGtcattaaaaactttaaaagttttgtgtgcTTTTAATTGTCCGTCTTTAGAGGAAGACACCACTGTTTTTACCAAGAGCAGTTGTCATGGTAAAATGATGCTTAGTTTCTTTAATGACACCTTTAAAGAACTATCTCCTATGTTCCCCAAAACAGAGAAGGAGCAAAATATTTTCTCGGATTGGAGAAACGAGTCATTGAAGAAAGACGATAATTTGGATGAGCTTATGACTTGGATTGAATGGATTCTTTCACATTCACTTTTACGTATAGCTGAGAGTAACCCACACGGGCTTGATCAGTTTTGGCTCACACAAGGTGCAGATCTTTTGCTCAGTTTATTGCAGAGTTCTCAAGAGGATGTTCAAGAACGGGCTGCCACTGGGCTTGCAACTTTTGTGGTAGTTGATGATGAAAACACTAATGTTGATGTAGGACGAGCTGAGGCCGTCATGAAAGGTGGCGGCATTCAGCTTCTTTTAAACCTCGCAAGATCTTGGAAGGAGGGTATTCAATCAGAAGCCACAAAG GCTATTGCAAATCTTTCAGTGAATCCCGCATTTGCAAAATCGGTGGCAGGAGGTGGTGGCATTGCCATTCTTGCAAGCCTGGCAAGATCTATGAACAGATTGGTGGCTGAAGAGGCCGCCGGAGGGCTTTGGAATCTTTCTGTTGGGGAGGAGCATAAG GGAGCTATTGCTGAAGCTGGTGGCATAAAAGCTTTAGttgatttaatctttaaatGGCCCAAAGGTGGTGATGGCGTCCTG gaACGAGCAGCGGGGGCACTTGCCAATCTGGCGGCTGATGATAAGTGTAGTATGGAAGTTGCAACCGTTGGTGGTATTAATGCTTTAGTAACACTTGCTCGTAAATGCAAGCATGAGGGTGTGCAGGAGCAG GCGGCTCGCGCTTTGGCTAATTTGGCTGCTCATGGAGACAGCAACACTAACAATGCAGCCGTGGGACAAGAAGCTGGAGCACTTGAGGCACTTGTTCTACTGATTCGTTCTCAACATGATGGTGTCAG GCAAGAAGCGGCTGGTGCATTGTGGAATTTATCATTTGATGACAGAAACCGAGAAGGAATTGCATTAGCTGGCGGTGTCGAAGCCTTG GTTGCTCTTGCACAATCATGTTCAAATGCCTCTTCGAGTCTTCAGGAGAGAGCAGCTGGTGCGCTTTGGGGCCTCTCAGTTTCGGAAGCCAATAG CATTGCAATTGGACGAGAAGGGGGCGTTGCACCACTTATAACGCTGGCACGGTCTCAGACAGAA GATGTTCACGAGACTGCTGCTGGAGCTCTTTGGAATCTTGCATTTAACCCTGGCAATGCTCTGCGGATAGTGGAGGATGGTGGGGTTCCAGCCTTAATTCATCTCTGCTCTTCATCAATGTCGAAAATGGCGCGTTTCATGGCTGCTTTAGCTTTGGCATACATGTTTGATGGGAG AATGGATGAATATGCACTGGTAGGGAGTTCAGCTGAAAGTGCTTCAAAGAGTGTTGGCTTAGAAAGAGCAAGGAAAATGGCCTTGAAACACATTGAAACTTTTGTGTTGACTTTCGCTGACCCACACGCGTTTTCTGCTGCGGCATTATCATCAGCTCCTGCCCCTTTGGCACAAGTAACTGAATCAGCTCGTATTCTCGAAGCAGGTCATTTACGGTGCAG CGGAGCTGAAATTGGACGTTTTGTATCCATGTTGCGTAATCAATCTCCCGTGCTCAAAGCGTGCGCTGCATTTGCTCTTCTTCAG TTCACTGTTCCGGGTGGGCGACATGCACCTCACCATGTGAACCTGTTGCAAGACTCGGGTGCCCCGCGTGTTCTAAGGGCTGCAGCTGCAGCAGCTTCAGCTCCACTTGAGGCAAAGATATTTGCAAGAATTGTGCTCAGGAATCTGGAGCATCACCAGATAGAAGCGTCAGTCTAA
- the LOC122602227 gene encoding F-box protein At4g22390-like: MSSSSSSYCSSTSNKRARRKKPLLLSATSNYNNIPEDVLLSSIFIRLRAKQLARMRSLSKTWNYVLSHPSFIQSHLDRNNNDEEILVVFYSGDFTPGEPFTAHPSTSPCEDLTNLIKPPDAPGCNTVIGSVHGLICFASFGFHPHSLRIWNPSLLAMIAPPPPYTCHTDIHDPEYAYDFRFGYDPKTSDYKVVKITYTVDSLDMIEELIHPVEVYSMRMDSWKQLTNSCNFPSHITCMCDPNEVYVDGYDGHVCSLALLY; this comes from the coding sequence ATGagcagtagtagtagtagttattGTTCATCCACAAGTAATAAGCGTGCAAGAAGAAAAAAGCCTTTATTATTATCAGCAACgtctaattataataatatccCCGAGGATGTGTTATTAAGCAGCATATTCATTCGGTTACGAGCCAAACAGCTTGCTCGAATGAGGTCCCTCTCTAAAACCTGGAACTATGTCTTGTCCCATCCCTCCTTTATCCAATCTCATCTCGACCGTAACAATAATGACGAAGAAATCCTTGTGGTCTTTTACAGTGGTGATTTCACACCCGGGGAGCCATTCACTGCCCACCCCTCTACATCTCCTTGTGAAGACCTCACTAACCTAATCAAACCCCCTGATGCACCTGGATGCAACACTGTTATTGGCTCGGTTCATGGCTTGATATGCTTTGCTAGTTTCGGATTCCATCCTCATTCCCTTCGCATCTGGAACCCTTCTCTCTTAGCCATGATCGCTCCCCCACCACCATACACTTGTCATACCGATATACACGACCCAGAATATGCTTACGATTTTAGGTTCGGATATGATCCCAAAACTAGTGACTATAAAGTTGTCAAGATAACATACACTGTTGATAGTCTAGATATGATTGAAGAACTGATCCATCCTGTAGAGGTGTATAGTATGCGAATGGATTCATGGAAGCAATTGACCAATAGCTGCAACTTTCCATCCCATATTACATGTATGTGCGACCCCAATGAAGTTTA